One Dasania marina DSM 21967 DNA segment encodes these proteins:
- a CDS encoding DUF6316 family protein, protein MNQRKGESNNSSERAKRFYQIGNEWFFSSREQLQVGPYSSLDEAEMQLNFYLRHVKEDSMAV, encoded by the coding sequence ATGAACCAGCGTAAAGGCGAAAGTAACAACAGCAGTGAACGAGCCAAACGTTTTTACCAGATTGGTAATGAGTGGTTTTTTTCTAGTCGCGAGCAGTTGCAGGTGGGGCCGTATAGCAGCTTAGATGAGGCTGAGATGCAGCTAAATTTTTATCTGCGCCATGTGAAAGAAGATAGCATGGCCGTTTAG
- a CDS encoding DUF2288 domain-containing protein — MTEQSPSLETPAPEESLIIKLNRETSKINWHELQKFYASGAVIAVAPGMDLIDVAVQISADNKTAVSQWLADASISQVSEEQAQSWYEQEQMHWALVIAPWVLVQPIVEASE, encoded by the coding sequence ATGACCGAGCAAAGCCCCAGCCTTGAAACCCCTGCCCCCGAAGAAAGCCTGATAATAAAACTCAATCGTGAAACCTCTAAAATTAACTGGCACGAGCTACAAAAGTTTTATGCCAGTGGTGCGGTGATTGCGGTTGCTCCAGGTATGGATCTTATTGATGTGGCGGTGCAAATCTCTGCGGATAACAAAACGGCGGTAAGCCAGTGGCTAGCCGATGCCAGTATTTCACAAGTTAGCGAAGAGCAGGCGCAAAGCTGGTATGAGCAAGAGCAAATGCACTGGGCGTTAGTGATAGCACCTTGGGTATTGGTGCAGCCCATTGTTGAGGCCAGCGAGTAG
- a CDS encoding pyridoxine 5'-phosphate synthase, producing MSTDLSINLNKIALIRNSRDTEHPNVCEHALRCIAYGADGITVHPRPDQRHIRADDCFDLAKILQVEFNIEGNPLAPPMKSDRKGVSDYPGFMELVREIKPAQCTLVPDSDQQLTSDHGFDLTQSGDQIAPIIAELKALGIRVSLFMDPDPEQIKLAKQVGSDRIELYTGPYAAAVETNHNVEAVFQQFYQAAELAADLGLGLNAGHDLNLHNLKKFATVPHLLEVSIGHFLTVDAIDMGLEKAIKAYQSCLGK from the coding sequence ATGAGCACCGACCTAAGTATTAATCTCAATAAAATCGCCCTCATCCGTAACTCACGCGATACCGAACACCCCAATGTGTGCGAACACGCATTGCGTTGCATAGCCTATGGTGCCGATGGTATTACCGTACACCCAAGGCCTGACCAGCGTCATATACGCGCCGATGATTGTTTTGATTTGGCTAAAATCTTACAAGTGGAATTTAATATAGAAGGCAACCCCTTAGCACCGCCCATGAAAAGCGATCGCAAAGGTGTGTCTGACTACCCCGGCTTTATGGAGCTGGTGCGCGAAATTAAACCGGCCCAGTGCACTTTGGTGCCCGACAGCGATCAGCAACTCACCTCTGACCACGGTTTTGATTTAACCCAAAGCGGTGATCAAATCGCCCCCATTATTGCCGAGCTAAAAGCTTTGGGTATACGGGTTAGCTTGTTTATGGACCCAGACCCCGAGCAAATTAAACTAGCTAAACAAGTAGGCAGCGACCGCATAGAGCTCTATACCGGCCCCTATGCCGCTGCGGTAGAAACCAATCACAATGTAGAGGCGGTTTTTCAACAGTTTTATCAAGCCGCCGAACTGGCAGCCGACTTAGGCCTAGGCTTAAATGCCGGCCACGACCTCAACCTGCACAACCTGAAAAAGTTTGCCACGGTGCCGCACTTATTGGAGGTCTCTATAGGCCACTTCTTAACCGTAGACGCTATCGATATGGGCTTAGAAAAAGCCATTAAGGCCTACCAAAGCTGTTTAGGAAAGTAA
- a CDS encoding peptidylprolyl isomerase: MTQLRLILCAVLLCSNLSLAQAPASADPKVILHTSMGDITIQLYPQKAPVSVANFLAYAKSGFYSNTIFHRVKKRFVVQGGGFAYDADTEEFERKAVKEPIINESGNGLYNDRWTVAMARTEDPDSATSQFYINLRMNSSLDKRGSKLGYAVFGEVIAGQHVAQSIGKQPTEKIPGFDNLPVKAIILESVEIL, from the coding sequence TTATTGTGCAGTAACCTGAGCTTGGCCCAAGCGCCTGCCAGCGCCGATCCAAAAGTGATATTGCATACCAGCATGGGCGATATCACTATTCAGCTCTACCCGCAAAAAGCCCCAGTCTCTGTGGCCAACTTTTTGGCCTATGCTAAATCCGGTTTTTACAGCAACACCATTTTTCACCGGGTTAAAAAGCGCTTTGTGGTGCAAGGTGGCGGTTTTGCTTACGACGCTGATACCGAAGAGTTTGAGCGCAAGGCGGTTAAAGAGCCTATCATCAACGAATCGGGCAACGGCCTATACAATGACCGCTGGACCGTAGCCATGGCCCGCACTGAAGACCCAGACAGCGCCACTTCGCAGTTTTATATTAACCTGCGCATGAACAGCAGCTTGGACAAACGCGGCAGTAAACTGGGCTATGCGGTATTTGGTGAGGTAATAGCCGGCCAGCATGTAGCACAAAGCATAGGCAAGCAGCCCACCGAAAAAATCCCCGGCTTTGACAACTTACCCGTCAAAGCCATTATTCTCGAATCTGTAGAGATTTTATAA